From the genome of Biomphalaria glabrata chromosome 1, xgBioGlab47.1, whole genome shotgun sequence, one region includes:
- the LOC106079700 gene encoding 28S ribosomal protein S26, mitochondrial-like isoform X1: protein MPMALRSQIQNILVNKFLKVNSVPVRYRKPKWVPLAKSKEFYVRKPTPIDPEEYSMLNFRYSQYRAEVKSIRQFLHEQLLNKQENLSVQQVSDDAHDLMSMEEQVLEWNKKVSVTRNARLAEEMKLEEERIQQIEKERAERKLQKKIEAEKKLKKNIAMSSEFITSITADKLDAEIEKLLDSRSDYNFAITKSGEILKGEFPQKPTTSK, encoded by the exons ATGCCAATGGCCTTGCGATCGcaaattcaaaatattttagttaataAGTTTCTTAAAGTGAATAGTGTGCCAGTAAGATATCGTAAGCCTAAATGGGTGCCCTTAGCAAAGTCAAAAGAATTCTATGTAAGAAAACCCACTCCAATTGACCCAGAAGAATATTCGATGCTTAATTTTCGTTACAGTCAATACCGTGCTGAAGTTAAAAGCATAAG ACAATTTCTCCATGAACAACTATTGAATAAACAAGAGAATTTGTCAGTGCAGCAAGTCTCAGATGATGCCCATGATTTAATGTCAATGGAAGAACAAGTACTTGAATGGAACAAAAAAGTTTCAGTGACTAG AAATGCTAGGCTGGCAGAGGAAATGAAACTAGAAGAAGAGAGGATTCAGCAGATTGAAAAGGAACGAGCAGAAAGAAAACTACAAAAGAAAATTgaagctgaaaaaaaattaaagaaaaacatt GCTATGTCATCAGAGTTCATCACCAGTATTACAGCAGACAAATTAGATGCTGAAATAGAGAAGCTATTAGACAGTAGGAGTGATTACAATTTTGCTATCACAAAATCTGGAGAAATTTTGAAAGGAGAATTCCCTCAGAAACCAACCACatctaaataa
- the LOC106058926 gene encoding 5-formyltetrahydrofolate cyclo-ligase-like, producing the protein MKMLQLETLLQAKDKLRQQIKANLNKLSQKEKDIQSTVVVNKVLSSKVFQECQRISIYLPMKNEVNTLPILRAMLNNGKQCFIPHYHNDDMIMSKLESWEHYEKLPINTWGIRQPTHFDLSNDAILNGGLDLILMPGLAFTKDGRRLGRGKGYYDKYLQKCEDLGLQPKTVALLFKEQLVDNVPISDNDKLVDFVFYPSEEEMSTSYIF; encoded by the exons ATGAAGATGTTGCAGCTTGAAACATTATTGCAAGCAAAAGACAAATTACGCCAGCAAATAAAAGCGAATTTGAATAAACTGTCTcagaaagaaaaagacataCAATCTACAGTAGTTGTCAATAAG GTTTTGTCATCAAAAGTATTTCAAGAATGTCAAAGGATCTCTATATATCTGCCGATGAAGAATGAGGTGAACACTCTACCTATTTTGAGGGCAATGTTGAACAATGGGAAACAGTGTTTTATCCCACACTATCATAATGATGACATGATTATGTCGAAATTAGAATCTTGGGAGCACTATGAAAAACTGCCAATCAATACTTGGGGTATTAGGCAGCCTACTCATTTTGATTTATCAAATGATGCTATTTTGAATG GTGGTTTAGACTTAATTTTGATGCCAGGATTAGCTTTCACTAAAGATGGTAGAAGATTAGGAAGAGGGAAAGGTTACTATGACAAATATCTACAGAAATGTGAAGACCTGGGTCTGCAACCTAAAACAGTTGCCTTGCTTTTTAAAGAACAATTAGTTGATAATGTACCTATTTCTGATAATGATAAATTAgttgattttgtattttatcCATCTGAAGAAGAAATGTCAACATCTTACATTTTCTAA
- the LOC106079700 gene encoding 28S ribosomal protein S26, mitochondrial-like isoform X2, with translation MPAKRSDVPNLNLIFWSLRQFLHEQLLNKQENLSVQQVSDDAHDLMSMEEQVLEWNKKVSVTRNARLAEEMKLEEERIQQIEKERAERKLQKKIEAEKKLKKNIAMSSEFITSITADKLDAEIEKLLDSRSDYNFAITKSGEILKGEFPQKPTTSK, from the exons ATGCCCGCAAAAAGGTCAGATGTGCCTAATTTGAATTTGATCTTTTGGTCCCTCAG ACAATTTCTCCATGAACAACTATTGAATAAACAAGAGAATTTGTCAGTGCAGCAAGTCTCAGATGATGCCCATGATTTAATGTCAATGGAAGAACAAGTACTTGAATGGAACAAAAAAGTTTCAGTGACTAG AAATGCTAGGCTGGCAGAGGAAATGAAACTAGAAGAAGAGAGGATTCAGCAGATTGAAAAGGAACGAGCAGAAAGAAAACTACAAAAGAAAATTgaagctgaaaaaaaattaaagaaaaacatt GCTATGTCATCAGAGTTCATCACCAGTATTACAGCAGACAAATTAGATGCTGAAATAGAGAAGCTATTAGACAGTAGGAGTGATTACAATTTTGCTATCACAAAATCTGGAGAAATTTTGAAAGGAGAATTCCCTCAGAAACCAACCACatctaaataa